The genomic region TTCAAGTGCCAATATATCTGAATCATATGATATACAAAGGTAAACCTTTTTATCTGCTGTTGCCTGATCCACAGCATCAAAAAAATCATCTATGTTCACAAAAACAACTATATTCCCGGAATTATACATGCCTTGAAGAAAACAATAATCACAATTATAGATACAATTTATAGTAGTAGAACAATAATAAAAATTGTTAAACCCAAAGTCCTCACAAACATCGGGTCCCGGATATAAAAAATCTCCGGGTTTTACTGCCAGTATTAATTTTTGAGACTGCTTCTGCAAAAAGAAATCCTGCCTGGGACGGTTGAATAAGTTCCTGTATTCATCTATTATAATCTTTTGTGAACAGCTGAATTTATCCAGTATTTCATAAGTATACGGATAATTATACGCATCTTTCTCTACATAAACATGGGAGTATCTACTAAGTAAGCCTTGCCTTGATCTGCCCAAACAATTTATTCCTTTCATGCTTTGTGGTCACCCTCTTACAACTATATTCCTCTAAAAAATCCAAACTTTTATTAGTCCTGATCTTGTACTGACTGGCTATATCGTCCAATAAATGCTTTTGAGAAACTGTCAGATTTAAGTTGTTTTTGATATCACTGATCAGCTTTTGTTCTTTTTGGTTCAACAATTGTTTTTCTGATATTTCCAGCATTTTTTTTATGTCATATAAAACAGTCTCTATTTGATATAATTTGCTCTCTATCATCTGCCTAATAAAATCCCTGTCCAATTTCGTCTCATTCAAAAAGTCAGACAGGATCTTTATAACATATATACTATGAGGTCCTAGGTAGTGAGAAGCTGCCTGAAAAAAGCCTGAACCCTCCATATCTACAAATTCCTCGGATTGTTTACAATCATCAAAAGCAACAGGCATGGAATATGTACGCAAACCGGCCTCCTGCATCCCATGGTCTATCATTATATCAGGATAATACACTCTTTGGGTATCATTGTCCACCACTTTATTTATAAAAAAAGTTTCCCCCTTGTTACAATCAGCATCAACTGAACCACATATTCCAAAGTTTATTATAGCATCCCTGCTGCCCGGCTGATGTCTGGATAGAATATCACTAACAGCACAAGCAGAATTTATCTTGCCAGTACCGCTGATTACGAGCAATATATCCCCTGAAGCGTACTCTCTGAAAAAATTATAGCCTGTTTTCTTTAATCCAAAATGCTTTATAAGGGGCCGGGCTTCAATAGCCAGCGCCGTTACAATATATATCAATCTTGCTCCCCCTCTTCTAAATATTACAATTCAAACGACACAAGGGGACAGTCCCCCTGTGCCGTTCATTGATCCATCTACAATAATAATACCACATTTTAAAAAAGCAGCGAAACTCAAAGTTCCACTGCTTCCCGCACCTCACTCATATTCATCTATAAACTCATTATAACAACCTTCACAATACCCATCATATAAGGGCGTACACTCATCACACACCCAGCCCTCACATTCAGGACAGCTATCACACATTTCCCGTTCAATCGGACACCCGCATATAGAACAACTCAAATCTTCCATCTTTTTCACCCCTTATAGTTATGATTCGATTATATTCTTTTCATTTTTTTAAAAAAATATCCATTCTTTTATACATTATGATTACTTTAGTTCCAGTAGGGTATAAAGGAATTAATACATTGAAAAAGAGGAGGAATTCCAAAATGGCATTTTTTGGAGAAACTATAAAAACTGGTGATTGGAAAAATGAAAAACACGTACCAATAATACATGCACCCCAAAAAATCGCTGCAGGCGAAAAAGTTGAAATAAAATTATCCTTGGGAGATGAAATTGCACATCCTAATACACTAGAACACCATATAGAATGGTTTAAGCTCTTTTTCCTGCCTGAAAATTCTAAATTTCCGGTGGAAATAGCTACTTTCAATTTCTCTGCCCATGGGGAAGGGGATATTTTCACACATCCTTTTGCTTCCGCATCATTAAATATTAAAAATTCAGGGACAATTTACGTATTGAGTTATTGCAACCTGCATGGTGTATGGCAAAACAGCACTGCTATAGAAGTAAAATAACCTCCGATTTTGGAGGTTATTTTACTTCTATTAATAAATTTTTGATTTTCATTTCCAGTTCAAACAGCGAAAAAGGCTTAACAACGTAATCATCTGCTCCCAGTTCAAAACATCTTATAATATCGTCTTTATTCATCCGGGGTATCGCCATTATAATCTTGGTATCTTTTGTTTCCAGGCTCTCCTTTATACACCTGCATACTTCAAGCCCTCCCTGGTCAGGGATTGATAAGTCTATTATCATCAAACTAGGTTTAATATTCATTCCCAGTTCTATCGCTTGGGTGCTGTTGCTTGCAACCTGTACATTATAATTCTGGGATATAAGCCTTATTTTTATAAGCTGATTCATTACGCTTTCCACACCTGCGATCAGGATGGCCTTGGTAAACGAGGGTAACGATTCTTTCACTTGACTAGAAAGGACAGTCCTGCATCGTCCCGCCTTCTTAGCTGCGTATAAGGCAACATCCGCATTCTCTAAAATTTGCTCTATCGGCTGATCCACATAGGATATCTGTTCAATTCCGGCACTGTATGAAACAAATATTGTTTCCCAGTTCTTATATCTGAAATCACTTTGAGCTACTATTCTTCTAATTCTCTCTATCACTTCAAAAGCCTGTTCTGCAGTAGTCTCAGGAAACAATGCCAGAAACTCATCTCCTCCAAACCGGTATAATTGATCTGATTCCCTCAGGTTCTTCATCAATATCCGGGAAAATTCTTTAAGTACATAATCCCCCGCCAAATGCCCATATGTATCATTTATATATTTAAAATCATCTATATCGATAAACACTACAGAAAAAACCCTACCATCTTTAATAAACTTGTCTATTTCTTCTTCAGCCCGTTTCCTAAAGTATTTTTTTGTATATGTTCCTGTTAATTCGTCTATAAATACATGAGTTTTCCCCTTACCCGTCCTCTCCAGTATCCTATCCACTCTAGCTATCAATTCATCCTTATCAAAGGGCTTTGTTATATAATCATCAGCCCCTGCTTTTAATGCCTTAATCCTTTCTTCCGGCAGGTTTTGAGATGTCAAAAATATTATAGGGATGTCTAGCCTCTCGCTTCTTATCTGTTCTAACACTTCAAATCCGTTCTTGCCTGGCATCATTATGTCCAGCAGTATAAGATCTAAGTTACTGGAACGAATAACATTCATCACCTCGGTGGATTTTGAAGATATATGGACATCATATCCTTGCTGAGTAAACAATTTCTCAAGATAATCCAGTATCACTATATCATCGTCTACTATGAGCAATCTACCACTTTTAGTCATATTCTGGTACTGATCATCCTCTATATAACTCTTGACTGCCTGATCTGTGTCTGGATGAGATTCTTCTTTTAATTCCTGTATCTTTTGATATATTTGTGCCATACCCATAAACAGATCATACACTATCTTATCCGTAGAAATATCGGATCTATCATCCATAACCCCATCAACATACTGCTGGTATTTTTCTCCTAATTTTCCTATCTCCTTGAATCCCAATGTTAAAGCTGTCCCCTTCACAGTATGAAAAAAATTTTTTAACTCGGATAAACAATCTCTGCTGGGCTGTAGCAAGTAGCTCATCAAGTCCTGTAACGCCTTGTTTATCTTTATATCCATTTCCTCTAAAAACATGACTCGCCATTTTTCAGCCAATTCCTTTTGTTCTTTCTGTAACATCTCCTACCATCTCTTTCCTTTTTAAACCCCAGCTTTATTAAGTGTACTACAATATGTATGCCTCATTTTCCAATCTATCTGATCCATCTCCATAAAACACTTTTATTTTTATAGGGCGCGTAGTGATCTTTTTAATCGCTATTTGCGGATTAGTTATCTGTTGTATGAGAATGCTATGTTTGGAAGGAGATCTAAAAGCAACT from Clostridia bacterium harbors:
- a CDS encoding response regulator, with the protein product MLQKEQKELAEKWRVMFLEEMDIKINKALQDLMSYLLQPSRDCLSELKNFFHTVKGTALTLGFKEIGKLGEKYQQYVDGVMDDRSDISTDKIVYDLFMGMAQIYQKIQELKEESHPDTDQAVKSYIEDDQYQNMTKSGRLLIVDDDIVILDYLEKLFTQQGYDVHISSKSTEVMNVIRSSNLDLILLDIMMPGKNGFEVLEQIRSERLDIPIIFLTSQNLPEERIKALKAGADDYITKPFDKDELIARVDRILERTGKGKTHVFIDELTGTYTKKYFRKRAEEEIDKFIKDGRVFSVVFIDIDDFKYINDTYGHLAGDYVLKEFSRILMKNLRESDQLYRFGGDEFLALFPETTAEQAFEVIERIRRIVAQSDFRYKNWETIFVSYSAGIEQISYVDQPIEQILENADVALYAAKKAGRCRTVLSSQVKESLPSFTKAILIAGVESVMNQLIKIRLISQNYNVQVASNSTQAIELGMNIKPSLMIIDLSIPDQGGLEVCRCIKESLETKDTKIIMAIPRMNKDDIIRCFELGADDYVVKPFSLFELEMKIKNLLIEVK
- a CDS encoding class II SORL domain-containing protein; translation: MAFFGETIKTGDWKNEKHVPIIHAPQKIAAGEKVEIKLSLGDEIAHPNTLEHHIEWFKLFFLPENSKFPVEIATFNFSAHGEGDIFTHPFASASLNIKNSGTIYVLSYCNLHGVWQNSTAIEVK